The Neobacillus sp. OS1-2 genome includes a window with the following:
- a CDS encoding MarR family winged helix-turn-helix transcriptional regulator has protein sequence MISHELFHTLHQLSRQLTNKLNESLKPFGLYSAQWAVIFVLKNKGSLTQKELCDYLFVEAPPMTRTIQRLVKQGYVRQVPGKDKREKHVQLTDAALSEYPLWESVVTTVNQELLKHFPVASQEELLKLQTNWLQQIL, from the coding sequence ATGATAAGCCACGAATTATTCCATACTCTTCATCAGCTTTCACGTCAACTTACCAATAAACTCAATGAGTCCTTAAAACCATTTGGATTATACAGTGCCCAGTGGGCTGTCATTTTTGTCCTTAAAAATAAAGGGTCACTTACGCAAAAAGAACTTTGTGATTATTTATTTGTTGAAGCGCCGCCGATGACCCGAACCATTCAACGTCTCGTCAAACAAGGATATGTGAGGCAGGTTCCAGGGAAGGACAAACGAGAAAAACATGTGCAATTAACAGATGCAGCCTTGAGTGAATACCCACTGTGGGAAAGTGTCGTCACAACGGTGAATCAGGAGTTATTAAAGCACTTTCCGGTGGCATCACAAGAAGAGCTTCTTAAACTGCAAACCAACTGGTTACAGCAAATTT
- the metH gene encoding methionine synthase, whose amino-acid sequence MPKTSFIDQLKNRILVMDGAMGTMLQQAELTPNDFGGEQYDGCNENLNLTAPAVIANIHREYLAAGADIIETNTFGATSIVLDEYELGFKAYEINKIAAMIAVREAMKASTDEWPRYVAGSMGPTTKTLSVTGGTTFDALSASYEEQAIGLIDGGVDLLLLETSQDMLNVKAGYVGIQKAFEKTGKTLPLFISGTIEPMGTTLAGQTIESFYISVEHMNPVAVGLNCATGPEFMQDHVRSLAGLAATAVSCYPNAGLPDEEGHYHETPETLAKKLSDFAAHGWLNIVGGCCGTTPEHIKAIAEAMKEYKPREVQQSSVHMVSGIEPFVYDDPTLRPILVGERTNVIGSRKFKRLITEGKFEEAAEIARAQVKGGAHVIDLCLADPDRDEIADMENFIKEVVKKIKVPLVIDSTDEKVIERALKYSQGKAIINSINLEDGEERFEAVVPLIHRYGAAVVVGTIDEKGMGVTAERKLAIAKRSHDLLVNKYGLKPQDLIFDPLVFPVGTGDAQYIGSAKATVEGIRLIKEQLPGVQTILGVSNVSFGLPPVGREILNSVYLYHCTLAGLDYAIVNTEKLERFASISKEEVQLAEALLFDTTDETLATFTEFYRGKKKESKVTGTNMSLEERLAYYVVEGTKEGLLPDLDLALESYPAPLEIINGPLMDGMKEVGRLFNDNQLIVAEVLQSAEVMKASVSHLEPHMEKGDVSASKGKVILATVKGDVHDIGKNLVDIILSNNGYQVHDLGIKVTPTELVQAIQKEKPDFVGLSGLLVKSAQQMVLTAQDMKEAGISLPILVGGAALSRKFTDTKISKEYDGLVLYAKDAMTGLSLANQLGSPEEHQKLHDEKAEKLAALEVPRELPIRSSGSVAVKVRPAISTEVPVFTPLDTKRHILRSYSLSHIEPYINMQMLLGHHLGVKGKISKLLAERDEKAVKIKEVVDQLLAEAKANQWITPAAAYQFFPAQSDGNKVYIYDPKNPEVVIETFDFPRQESAPHLCLADFLKSVDSGVKDYVGFFTVTAGRGIREKADQLKAEGRFLECHALQAMALETAEGFAELIHRQMRDRWGFPDPLDFSMQDRFAAHYQGQRFSFGYPACPELEDQKKLFKLIGPEEIGIQLTDGCMMEPEASVSAIVFAHPEARYFNVLR is encoded by the coding sequence ATGCCAAAAACATCGTTTATTGATCAACTGAAAAATCGCATCCTTGTTATGGACGGGGCAATGGGAACCATGCTGCAGCAGGCGGAGCTTACTCCTAATGATTTTGGCGGCGAACAGTATGATGGCTGCAACGAAAACTTGAATTTAACCGCTCCAGCTGTCATTGCAAACATTCACCGAGAATATTTGGCGGCTGGCGCCGACATTATCGAAACAAATACGTTTGGGGCAACGAGCATCGTCCTTGATGAATATGAATTAGGGTTTAAAGCCTATGAGATCAATAAAATTGCCGCCATGATTGCGGTTCGGGAAGCGATGAAGGCTTCGACCGATGAGTGGCCCCGCTATGTGGCGGGTTCGATGGGGCCAACAACGAAAACATTAAGTGTTACCGGTGGAACAACCTTTGATGCGCTCTCTGCTTCCTACGAAGAACAAGCGATTGGTTTAATTGACGGCGGTGTTGATTTACTCCTGCTGGAAACGAGCCAAGACATGCTAAATGTGAAGGCCGGCTATGTTGGGATTCAGAAGGCTTTTGAAAAAACAGGAAAAACACTGCCATTGTTCATTTCCGGAACGATTGAGCCGATGGGAACAACGCTCGCAGGACAAACGATTGAGTCGTTCTATATTTCTGTTGAGCATATGAATCCTGTAGCCGTTGGTTTGAACTGTGCCACAGGTCCGGAATTTATGCAGGATCATGTTCGTTCGCTGGCAGGGCTTGCTGCTACTGCGGTAAGCTGTTATCCGAATGCCGGTTTACCGGACGAGGAAGGGCATTACCATGAAACACCTGAAACACTTGCGAAAAAGCTTTCGGATTTTGCCGCCCATGGCTGGCTGAATATTGTCGGCGGTTGTTGTGGTACGACGCCTGAACATATTAAGGCGATTGCCGAGGCGATGAAAGAGTATAAGCCGCGTGAAGTTCAGCAATCCAGTGTTCATATGGTTTCCGGTATTGAACCTTTTGTTTACGATGACCCGACTTTAAGACCTATCTTGGTTGGCGAGCGGACGAATGTTATTGGATCAAGGAAATTCAAACGATTAATCACGGAGGGTAAATTTGAAGAAGCAGCGGAAATTGCCCGTGCGCAGGTAAAAGGCGGGGCGCATGTGATTGATCTTTGCCTTGCAGATCCAGACCGTGATGAAATAGCAGACATGGAAAATTTCATCAAAGAGGTAGTGAAGAAGATTAAAGTACCACTTGTGATTGATTCAACCGATGAAAAGGTCATTGAACGGGCCCTTAAATATTCGCAGGGAAAAGCGATTATTAATTCGATTAATCTTGAAGATGGGGAAGAGCGTTTTGAAGCTGTTGTACCTTTAATACACCGTTATGGGGCAGCTGTCGTTGTTGGAACCATCGATGAAAAAGGAATGGGCGTTACCGCTGAGCGGAAACTGGCGATTGCTAAACGTTCTCATGACCTGCTAGTGAATAAATACGGCCTTAAACCACAGGATTTAATTTTTGATCCGCTTGTTTTTCCAGTTGGTACGGGTGATGCTCAATATATTGGTTCTGCCAAAGCTACGGTTGAAGGAATCAGATTAATCAAAGAGCAACTTCCAGGCGTCCAGACGATTCTCGGTGTGAGCAATGTTTCATTTGGTCTTCCGCCTGTTGGCAGAGAAATTCTAAACTCTGTGTATCTGTACCATTGCACGTTGGCAGGGCTTGACTACGCCATCGTCAATACGGAGAAATTGGAGCGGTTTGCGTCGATTTCGAAGGAAGAAGTTCAATTAGCAGAAGCACTTCTCTTTGATACGACAGATGAAACCCTTGCAACCTTTACCGAATTTTATCGCGGTAAAAAGAAAGAATCGAAAGTAACTGGCACCAATATGAGCTTAGAAGAACGGCTCGCCTACTATGTGGTGGAAGGTACAAAAGAGGGCTTGCTACCTGATTTAGATCTTGCTCTTGAGTCCTACCCTGCCCCACTTGAAATTATAAATGGACCGTTAATGGATGGGATGAAGGAAGTTGGGCGCTTGTTCAACGACAACCAATTAATCGTTGCAGAAGTGTTGCAAAGTGCTGAAGTAATGAAAGCATCCGTATCACACTTAGAGCCGCATATGGAAAAAGGCGATGTATCTGCCTCAAAAGGAAAAGTGATTCTTGCAACGGTTAAAGGCGATGTCCATGATATCGGGAAAAACTTAGTGGACATCATTCTAAGTAATAATGGCTATCAAGTACATGATCTTGGGATTAAAGTGACACCTACTGAGTTGGTTCAGGCCATTCAAAAGGAAAAACCGGATTTTGTTGGATTATCTGGTTTGCTGGTTAAATCCGCGCAGCAAATGGTCTTAACCGCTCAAGATATGAAGGAAGCAGGGATTTCTTTACCTATCTTAGTTGGCGGTGCCGCCCTATCCCGGAAATTCACGGATACAAAAATTTCTAAAGAGTATGATGGTCTTGTTCTTTATGCAAAAGATGCGATGACGGGCTTATCACTTGCTAACCAATTAGGTTCACCCGAGGAACATCAAAAGCTGCACGATGAAAAAGCAGAAAAACTTGCTGCTTTAGAAGTCCCAAGGGAATTGCCCATCCGGTCGAGCGGCTCTGTTGCCGTGAAAGTAAGGCCTGCCATTTCCACTGAGGTGCCGGTCTTTACGCCACTGGATACAAAAAGGCATATTTTGAGATCCTATTCACTCTCCCATATTGAACCGTATATCAATATGCAAATGCTGCTTGGCCATCATCTTGGTGTGAAGGGCAAAATTTCAAAATTACTCGCTGAACGGGATGAAAAGGCGGTAAAAATAAAAGAGGTTGTTGACCAATTACTTGCGGAAGCCAAAGCGAATCAGTGGATTACACCTGCTGCTGCCTATCAGTTTTTCCCGGCTCAATCAGATGGGAACAAGGTGTATATTTATGACCCGAAAAATCCAGAAGTCGTTATTGAAACGTTTGATTTCCCACGACAAGAATCGGCACCGCATCTATGTTTAGCAGACTTTTTAAAGTCCGTTGACAGCGGTGTGAAGGATTATGTGGGCTTCTTTACAGTAACTGCCGGAAGAGGGATTCGCGAAAAAGCCGACCAGTTGAAGGCTGAAGGTCGTTTTCTTGAATGCCACGCTCTTCAGGCAATGGCGCTGGAGACGGCGGAGGGCTTTGCCGAATTAATCCACCGGCAGATGCGCGATCGCTGGGGATTCCCGGATCCACTTGATTTTTCGATGCAGGACCGGTTTGCCGCACATTATCAAGGACAACGCTTTTCGTTTGGCTACCCGGCATGTCCGGAATTAGAGGATCAGAAAAAGCTGTTTAAGCTTATTGGTCCAGAGGAAATCGGCATCCAGTTAACAGACGGCTGTATGATGGAACCGGAAGCATCCGTGTCAGCGATTGTCTTTGCTCATCCGGAAGCTAGGTATTTTAATGTATTGAGATAA